From Bacillus basilensis, a single genomic window includes:
- a CDS encoding DUF3975 family protein → MWKEKGKQMLAWITLGIVILLQISFHIIERLFHKIVSILTFLPNMTIEMISIVWSIIASIAIVIIWSIAKLWNKLFKKDSSSEKE, encoded by the coding sequence ATGTGGAAAGAAAAAGGAAAACAAATGTTAGCATGGATCACACTTGGTATCGTCATTCTATTACAAATAAGTTTTCATATAATAGAACGGTTGTTTCATAAAATAGTATCCATTCTCACATTCCTTCCTAACATGACAATTGAAATGATATCAATCGTTTGGTCCATTATTGCCTCCATTGCAATCGTCATTATATGGAGTATCGCCAAGCTTTGGAATAAGTTATTTAAAAAGGACAGTTCTTCTGAAAAAGAGTAA
- a CDS encoding ABC-2 transporter permease codes for MIKQLVLKDMMMQRKLGFIGFICLLFLTIIDFGSDNFLMTLSITIPILGTIWSTSYEARNESEKILNSLPLQRKEIVIAKYIFVSILVVLGVIFSLLVGLIQLQNEHITGFMLWGAILGGITGGLVYSMIVLPIEFSVEYSSSKQAAYFMGIIVGGLSGVIVSSVWLDVENAWSTSLVVNICFIAGLILLYVMSMFFSIHLYNERDL; via the coding sequence ATGATCAAGCAATTAGTTTTAAAAGATATGATGATGCAAAGAAAGTTAGGGTTTATTGGTTTTATATGTTTGCTTTTCCTTACAATTATTGATTTCGGTAGCGACAATTTTCTTATGACGCTTAGTATAACTATACCTATCCTTGGAACCATATGGTCGACCAGTTATGAGGCTAGAAATGAGAGTGAAAAGATATTAAATAGTTTACCACTTCAACGTAAGGAAATTGTCATAGCAAAATACATATTTGTAAGTATTTTAGTTGTTTTAGGTGTGATTTTCTCACTTTTGGTTGGTCTAATTCAGTTGCAAAATGAACATATAACTGGATTTATGCTGTGGGGAGCGATTCTTGGCGGAATAACGGGAGGATTGGTTTATAGCATGATCGTACTTCCAATTGAATTTTCGGTAGAATATAGCAGTTCGAAGCAGGCTGCTTATTTTATGGGAATTATAGTTGGTGGATTAAGTGGAGTGATTGTAAGTAGTGTATGGTTAGATGTAGAGAATGCTTGGAGCACGAGTCTAGTCGTAAATATTTGTTTTATAGCAGGACTCATTCTTTTGTATGTTATGTCCATGTTTTTCTCAATTCATTTGTACAATGAACGTGATCTGTGA
- a CDS encoding ABC-2 transporter permease — protein MQQLILKEFFLQKKMFPFYFLIPILSVFKNSVEPMGIAIALFITCSTIIYISFYYDEKSKAEKVLVSLPITRKEIIIAKYISSTLFIMAGLIATFIVVILGNILLDRDIVMPGYAVFSAIVATLIYCVVTIPTNYIGGYKAITVLNVIMLFPLMGMIGLMCNIFGDKIIMLKVLHSQEATLAMGVLGIGVLVSIFISMFLSMKMFQEVEL, from the coding sequence ATGCAACAGTTGATTTTGAAGGAGTTTTTCTTACAGAAGAAGATGTTTCCTTTTTATTTTTTAATCCCGATTTTATCTGTTTTTAAGAATTCCGTCGAACCAATGGGGATTGCAATAGCATTATTTATAACATGTAGTACGATTATATACATTTCTTTTTATTATGACGAGAAAAGTAAAGCGGAAAAAGTATTAGTGAGCTTGCCTATAACGAGAAAAGAGATAATTATAGCTAAATATATTTCAAGCACATTATTTATTATGGCTGGTTTGATTGCAACTTTTATAGTCGTAATATTAGGAAATATTTTATTGGATAGGGATATAGTTATGCCTGGATATGCAGTGTTTTCAGCGATAGTAGCAACTTTGATTTATTGTGTAGTAACGATACCGACTAATTACATTGGGGGATATAAAGCTATTACTGTCTTGAATGTGATTATGCTTTTTCCTTTAATGGGTATGATTGGTCTTATGTGCAATATTTTTGGTGATAAAATAATTATGTTAAAAGTACTTCACTCTCAAGAGGCTACACTAGCAATGGGTGTTCTTGGTATCGGAGTATTAGTGAGTATATTCATATCAATGTTCCTCTCAATGAAAATGTTTCAGGAGGTAGAGTTATAG
- a CDS encoding ABC-2 transporter permease, with the protein MRQLIYKDLFFFRVTWLVNFVMPLVLFMLDPSGEGLFPMSCLFITLSSVMTLIFMDERNKSDIVINSLPVSRKDIVIARYISCAIFIVGGMLSTMLVVFLIRGIVVIGDIGAYHPNLYIEIPWYEVINGAIYALFFVVILFPSYYGTKSKVVRSIVSAASMGVGVIFWMFISDGLNETAPSFIEWIMNPMHIGVFIVGFITLVSIYIASMFLTIKIYETRDL; encoded by the coding sequence ATGCGTCAGCTCATCTATAAAGATTTATTCTTTTTTCGGGTAACGTGGTTAGTGAATTTTGTTATGCCCCTTGTGTTATTTATGTTAGATCCAAGTGGTGAAGGGTTATTTCCGATGAGTTGTCTATTTATAACACTTTCTTCGGTTATGACGTTAATCTTTATGGATGAAAGGAATAAAAGTGACATTGTTATAAATAGTTTACCGGTAAGTCGAAAGGATATCGTCATTGCTAGATATATTTCCTGTGCAATATTTATTGTAGGTGGCATGCTCTCTACGATGTTAGTTGTTTTTCTTATAAGAGGCATTGTGGTCATTGGTGATATCGGTGCCTATCATCCTAATCTATACATTGAAATTCCATGGTATGAAGTAATAAATGGAGCTATTTACGCCTTGTTTTTTGTTGTGATACTTTTCCCTAGTTATTACGGTACAAAATCGAAGGTAGTAAGAAGTATAGTATCAGCAGCATCAATGGGAGTGGGTGTAATTTTTTGGATGTTTATTAGTGATGGGCTGAATGAAACAGCACCTTCATTCATTGAGTGGATTATGAATCCTATGCATATTGGTGTATTTATAGTTGGATTCATAACATTAGTTAGTATTTATATCGCTTCTATGTTTCTTACAATTAAAATTTATGAAACGCGTGATTTATAG
- a CDS encoding GntR family transcriptional regulator, whose amino-acid sequence MNIIISNSSQDPIYVQIRKQLSQLILNGGLKGGDQLPSIRSLAKELQISVITTKRAYEELEKEGYIETVAGKGTYVSRKNNELLKEQRLRLLESKVEEIVNESKALQLSLEDLQQMIACLYEGE is encoded by the coding sequence ATGAATATTATTATTTCGAATTCTTCCCAAGACCCTATTTATGTGCAAATAAGAAAACAATTAAGCCAGCTTATTTTAAATGGTGGTTTAAAGGGTGGAGATCAATTACCGTCTATTCGTAGCTTAGCGAAGGAATTACAAATTAGTGTAATTACAACGAAGCGTGCGTACGAGGAGCTTGAAAAAGAAGGATATATAGAAACTGTTGCTGGGAAGGGGACTTATGTTTCACGTAAAAATAATGAACTACTAAAAGAACAGCGACTACGTCTATTGGAAAGTAAAGTGGAAGAGATTGTGAATGAAAGTAAAGCGTTGCAGCTGTCACTTGAAGATTTACAGCAGATGATTGCGTGTTTATATGAGGGGGAATAA
- a CDS encoding DUF3929 family protein, translating to MIYHLENGKTIKDVKEFCYRDQGKVLERVAHRVMDNREVTAIDKQGTIISIACEDIVKVELDYITES from the coding sequence ATGATATACCATTTAGAAAACGGAAAAACGATTAAAGATGTAAAAGAATTTTGTTACCGAGACCAAGGAAAAGTGCTAGAAAGAGTAGCGCATCGTGTAATGGATAATAGAGAAGTGACGGCAATTGATAAGCAAGGAACGATCATTTCAATAGCGTGTGAGGACATTGTAAAGGTGGAACTTGATTACATAACAGAAAGTTAA
- the gcvPB gene encoding aminomethyl-transferring glycine dehydrogenase subunit 2: protein MKNQDQALIFEVTKEGRVGYSLPKLDVEEVKLEDVFESDYIRVEDAELPEVSELDIMRHYTALSNRNHGVDSGFYPLGSCTMKYNPKINESVARFAGFANIHPLQDEKTVQGAMELMYDLQEHLIEITGMDTVTLQPAAGAHGEWTGLMLIRAYHEANGDFNRTKVIVPDSAHGTNPASATVAGFETITVKSNENGLVDLEDLKRVVNEETAALMLTNPNTLGLFEENILEMAEIVHNAGGKLYYDGANLNAVLSQARPGDMGFDVVHLNLHKTFTGPHGGGGPGSGPVGVKADLIPYLPKPILEKTENGYHFNYDRPEAIGRVKPFYGNFGINVRAYTYIRSMGPDGLRAVTEYAVLNANYMMRRLAPFYDLPFDRHCKHEFVLSGRRQKKLGVRTLDIAKRLLDFGYHPPTIYFPLNVEECIMIEPTETESKETLDGFIDKMIQIAKEVEENPEVVQEAPHTTVIKRLDETLAARKPVLRYEKLAPVQV from the coding sequence ATGAAGAACCAAGACCAAGCACTTATTTTTGAAGTGACTAAAGAAGGACGCGTAGGATATAGCTTACCCAAATTAGATGTAGAAGAAGTGAAACTAGAAGATGTATTTGAGAGCGATTATATTCGAGTAGAAGATGCAGAGCTACCGGAAGTATCTGAACTTGATATTATGCGCCACTATACAGCACTTTCAAACCGTAATCACGGCGTTGATTCTGGATTCTATCCACTTGGATCTTGTACGATGAAATATAATCCGAAAATCAATGAGAGTGTAGCTCGTTTCGCAGGATTTGCAAATATTCATCCACTTCAAGATGAAAAGACAGTACAAGGTGCAATGGAATTAATGTATGACTTACAAGAGCATTTAATCGAAATTACAGGTATGGATACTGTTACTTTACAACCAGCAGCTGGTGCACACGGAGAATGGACAGGCTTAATGTTAATTCGTGCATACCATGAAGCAAATGGTGACTTTAACCGTACGAAAGTAATTGTGCCTGACTCTGCTCACGGAACGAATCCAGCATCTGCAACTGTAGCTGGTTTTGAAACAATTACAGTAAAATCAAATGAAAATGGTCTTGTTGACTTAGAAGATTTAAAACGTGTTGTAAACGAAGAAACAGCAGCACTTATGTTAACAAATCCTAATACATTAGGTTTATTCGAAGAAAACATTTTAGAAATGGCAGAAATCGTCCATAACGCAGGTGGTAAATTATACTATGATGGTGCAAACTTAAATGCAGTATTAAGCCAAGCACGCCCAGGAGATATGGGATTTGACGTTGTGCATTTAAACCTTCATAAAACATTTACAGGTCCTCACGGCGGCGGTGGCCCAGGTTCTGGTCCAGTAGGTGTGAAAGCTGATTTAATTCCGTACTTACCAAAACCAATTTTAGAGAAAACGGAAAATGGCTATCACTTTAACTATGATCGTCCAGAAGCAATTGGGCGCGTAAAACCATTCTATGGTAACTTCGGAATTAACGTTCGTGCATACACATACATTCGTTCTATGGGTCCAGATGGACTACGTGCAGTAACGGAGTATGCGGTATTAAATGCGAACTATATGATGAGAAGATTAGCGCCATTCTATGATCTTCCATTCGATAGACATTGTAAGCATGAGTTTGTATTATCAGGTCGTCGTCAAAAGAAACTTGGTGTACGTACATTAGATATCGCAAAACGCCTGCTTGATTTCGGTTACCATCCACCAACAATTTACTTCCCATTAAATGTGGAAGAATGTATTATGATTGAGCCGACAGAAACAGAATCAAAAGAAACATTAGATGGTTTCATTGATAAGATGATTCAAATTGCTAAAGAAGTAGAAGAAAATCCAGAAGTTGTACAAGAAGCGCCGCATACAACGGTAATTAAACGTTTGGATGAAACATTGGCTGCTCGTAAACCAGTTTTACGTTATGAAAAGCTAGCTCCTGTACAAGTTTGA